The stretch of DNA AAAGTATCTTACAAAGGTTCTAGATATCCTAAAATGCACATCTACAAATATACCCATGATTCCAACAATCTATATAAAACTACTCATTTacacataattgttaaatactAATGTTCATAGTCGTTtaactaaaattagttttatttttaattaattactaatagtTTTTCAAACTTTTATCTTGATTTTCCACAACTCAGCCTCctgtttgatttgaaatatttattgattatttgcCCAACTGCTGAAATTCACTATCATCTATTTCTAAGGTAAACCCAAACAAAGCAAACTTGTTATACCCAAATTGTTATGCTATAAcagtcaaaatatatatataagatttttaattctCCcgcttttaaacaatatatagcTCACCGAGTTCAGAATAGGTGTAGTTTCAGACTTCAATAATGAATTCTTTAATGAGTTAATCGTTGCTATTGTTCGTTGAGTGCTAACAGGCTTCAGAGCAGGCTGTGCTCCCAATCTCGTAATGTGCTGAGATAACAATCGACTTGTGCATgctgaaattgaaaataaataatttatataaaattgtctaGTCAGCTTATTAATAGGATAAAATGTGAAggcaaattatgaaaaaatatttgtttttattgagcTTGTTATTGAAGATTGttatattgtatgaaaataatataaaattatgttatgtaaacacaaaacattattatagttaaataagtttttacgaCGATAAGATCGTTCAATATAGAAattcttaaacaaaaaaaaaagttgcgcTCATTTTATGTATAACCTAAACTCGTTTTGAATCAACGGTTgtgattaacaaaaaaaaaattaaatatcgattAGTAGATAACCTGACACAAGTATTAGAATACAACATAacgtaagtaatattaatgttagGGGTTCTTTCATCCAATAATAACATGTATTatgtaattcttttttataaaattcgctttgttttagtaatatttacctGGTGTGCGTAGGAACATAGAGAAAGCCATTTTCagattatttctaaaaaatcCAACTTAACACTTATAGCTTATTGATAATGTTCTTAGACTTAATATTTCGAAATTCGTGTGATGAAAACACAACCTAGCCCGAGTGACACTACGTCAAAAACCAAATCGCTCAAAGTTATAAAATGCTCATGTCACAAATTCGagaaaaatacaaaacttaAATTGAGCTAgataatctatttaaataaaaaaaatcaagcatTAAAAAATAggaattttatactatattacaatatatttaaattgaatgtcTACTTTTCTGCATGAAAAACTATGattaaaaatttgtataatcTGTAAAGTTGAAACTGCAATGACAATTCATTTTAGATGATGTGATTGTGATTTCGAACAGTTGCAAATTTTGTTATTGTCTAACATTTAGAAAAGGGAAtatcacgtaagaaataaacatGGCTACGACTTTAGAAGACAAGTCTATCTGGGAAGATGGAGAGGAAGCTTTAAGTGAAGAAGTTCTTCGAATGCCAACAGACGAGATTATCAGTCGAAGCCGATTGTTAGACAACGAAATTAAAATCATGAAAAGTGAGGTAATGAGAATCTCTCATGAACTACAAGCTCAGAACGACAAAATTAAAGAGAACACggaaaaaataaaagtcaataaaacTTTGCCATACCTTGTTTCAAACGTAATCGAGCTGCTTGATGTAGACCCTCAAGAGGAAGAAGAAGACGGTGCTGTGGTGGACTTAGACTCTCAGAGAAAAGGAAAGTGCGCTGTCATCAAGACCTCAACTCGTCAGACATACTTCCTACCGGTCATAGGATTGGTTGATGCTGACAAGTTAAAACCAGGAGACCTAGTCGGAGTTAATAAGGATTCTTATCTGATTCTTGAAACTTTGCCTGCTGAATATGACGCCAGAGTCAAGGCTATGGAGGTTGATGAGAGACCTACTGAACAGTACTCTGATATTGGTGGGCTGGACAAACAAATTCAGGTAAACacagaacatttttattatatgcaagGTAACAACTAAATCCAAAACAGTTCTAATAAACTTTTATGTACATTATAGGAACTGATTGAAGCAGTAGTGCTCCCAATGACACACAAGGAGAAGTTTGTCAACCTTGGCATACATCCACCAAAGGGAGTGTTGTTGTATGGACCACCAGGTACTGGCAAGACCCTATTAGCCAGAGCCTGTGCTGCGCAAACCAAATCTACTTTCCTGAAGCTGGCTGGACCTCAGCTTGTTCAGATGTTTATAGGCAAGTTTTggtacacatttttttatcattatataaagtattcctaatttcaaattattaacagTTGTGACACaggtaaatagtaatatttatcacttttttGTTTACAGTATGTAAAGGATATTCTTTAAGATtactcattttatatatttaagtgagattaaatgattttttttttgtgtaattagacgatgatgatgatgatgataatgtttCAGAgatgtatgtgtattatttgtattgtatgaacaaaataaattaattatatttttttttgtaggtgATGGTGCAAAATTGGTACGTGATGCCTTTGCCCTGGCTAAAGAAAAGGCACCTGCAATAATCTTCATTGATGAACTTGATGCTATTGGTACCAAGCGTTTCGACTCTGAGAAGGCCGGTGATCGTGAAGTACAACGTACCATGTTGGAGCTGCTTAACCAACTTGATGGATTTAGTTCTACTGCTGATATTAAGGTACATAATAAACAGTTTGAATAataccttaaaaataaattatcattagtccTTTCAAGTCATACAGATGCACTTTTCTTTGTTATACAATGTTTTTCTCAATTGTTCTTAAGcacattgttaaaatattaaaaaataagaagctGTAGAATTCCCAAGGTTTTCTGCATGGTAGTACAAGGTCCTGGCACACATTATTTACTAATGGTATAGTCGTTTTCCAATTTGAAGTTAAGGAAATCAGTCTAATAACAGCCAAatgaaacatcaaataataatagttgaaTAAAGTTGTTGTATGTGTAATTTGAgagtatttgtaattattaactgaattcttgtatttctattttatcaGGTAATTGCAGCCACAAACAGAGTAGATATCTTAGATCCTGCTCTGCTGAGATCTGGTCGTCTGGATAGGAAGATTGAATTCCCTCATCCCAATGAAGAAGCTAGAGCAAGAATCATGCAGATTCACTCAAGGTAAAAAGTACTTTTgattatacattttaacttGTCTtcctgttgttattgttgttacatctttgtttgttatttagttAACACTATTGCAGAAATCAAATCCCAAAATTTGAATCCAGTGTTGCTATTTGAAAAGAggttattattgattttgttgaatttaaaagtaaagtgtGCTAATTCTATCACAGGACCTTACCATTTGTAATTGCTTTAGTATCTTAGATATTTCAGACCACAATGATCACATTCTGAAAATGAATAATAGAAGCACTGctctaatttaatataatcataacatataacatacatataatattaaggggatttttgtattttaggatatttaattttttaaagtaattactgTCTAGTATAGTCAATGAATGTATGCTGGGTTAACCTGTGAGTGCTgagaattttaaattgtattatttacatataattattactttttgtgtCATTGTGGAATATATAATTCTTGGTGAAACTAATAAGACAACTAAAGGAATCTCACAGTAGCTGACAGAACTTACTGGTTGGTTTGAGTTAGCATCCCATTTGAATAAAAGTGTAGTTTTAAGCTCACTATGATATAATAGTTTTCCTTGAGATTAATTATTCTGACCAAAATTAGCCAGTGGAAAGTGTCcatacacaataaaaaataataagttgatTATTCTATtaaccaatttttattataattcattacaGAAAGATGAATGTATCACCGGATGTTAATTTTGAAGAACTTTCCCGTTCTACTGATGATTTCAATGGAGCACAGTGTAAGGCAGTGTGTGTTGAAGCTGGTATGATCGCACTTCGCCGGTCGGCTACCGCCGTTACTCATGAAGACTTCATGGACGCCATATTGGAAGTGCAAGCCAAGAAAAAGGCTAACCTTAGCTACTACGCCTAGTGTAACACCAGCTTAatgtataagtttttaataataaatatatattataacttataagggtgttttgtttattagttcCATTGAAGTTACACGAAACAAACAGACTTTGACTGGCATGTGctgacaaatattatttttataaatctattttaagaaataaatattctgtTGAATTtcgttttgataatttttttaaaaaaatgtttgcttcATGATATGTTACAGCTTTCAAATCGCGAATTGCTGCTGCttggtttttttttctctcaatgtaattaataattattatattgcgCTAATGACAAGTGTAGGTGAAATTTAAAAACGGCGCCAATACTCTGTCCAATAACATGGAATTAGGTAGAAAAATTGAgtcaattgaaattaatttaattcaacggttaattaataaatatattctcgCAAATTGTTGAATCCTTATTTCATATAGACACtaggataaattattttatatgagataATGTATCATTAGTCATTGCCTGGATGGCATATTACTTTCGaagaatttcatattattatactcTTAGGTGCTCTTTAAActtacaaattacaattatattggtgtttacttatttttaatctttaaattcaTCATAGCACAGTTTATGTCGCTATGTGTAGATTCTTAATATAAGGATGTGTCTATGAATCTGAAACTCCAGCTTCATGATTAGtagttaacaatttaaaaaattttcagcaattaatatatagatttatattaaaatttacgtaaATTTATCATCATaagataatttttaagtaaaaaaaaaaaaacaacaaagaaaTGAATGCATCCATAAAATCTGTTGACGCGCGTGTGCTaaatttgaaacataaaaatatggaTCTTTCAAAATTCTAgttgatttattgaaaataaacataaaaaaaattaattaccatTGGAAATAGaaatgtgaaattatttatGAGTTTACAAACTTCGTCCGCAGATCATCGGCGAAGTAAAACGGCTATCTGACCGTAAGTAACCTAAATTCTTAATATCGCCGAATGACAgtgaaataaattgtttaatatccAAAATACCGCATAAcgatattgatttttgaatgttttacaGTATGCAGTGTTCTTTTACTGCTTGATGCTGTATTTTTAGCTTTTGAGatgattgttgttttttaaaatacgtaTTTGGTTGTAGTTTGGAATCGGCtaagatatattttgtatttactaaagtt from Vanessa cardui chromosome 20, ilVanCard2.1, whole genome shotgun sequence encodes:
- the LOC124538469 gene encoding 26S proteasome regulatory subunit 6A-B translates to MATTLEDKSIWEDGEEALSEEVLRMPTDEIISRSRLLDNEIKIMKSEVMRISHELQAQNDKIKENTEKIKVNKTLPYLVSNVIELLDVDPQEEEEDGAVVDLDSQRKGKCAVIKTSTRQTYFLPVIGLVDADKLKPGDLVGVNKDSYLILETLPAEYDARVKAMEVDERPTEQYSDIGGLDKQIQELIEAVVLPMTHKEKFVNLGIHPPKGVLLYGPPGTGKTLLARACAAQTKSTFLKLAGPQLVQMFIGDGAKLVRDAFALAKEKAPAIIFIDELDAIGTKRFDSEKAGDREVQRTMLELLNQLDGFSSTADIKVIAATNRVDILDPALLRSGRLDRKIEFPHPNEEARARIMQIHSRKMNVSPDVNFEELSRSTDDFNGAQCKAVCVEAGMIALRRSATAVTHEDFMDAILEVQAKKKANLSYYA